A genome region from Gadus macrocephalus chromosome 15, ASM3116895v1 includes the following:
- the LOC132473479 gene encoding ubiquitin-conjugating enzyme E2 D4-like isoform X2 has translation MALKRIQKELKDLQRDPPAQCSAGPVGEDLFHWQATIMGPSDSPYQGGVFFLTIHFPTDYPFKPPKIAFTTKIYHPNINSNGSICLDILRSQWSPALTVSKVLLSICSLLCDPNPDDPLVPDIAHIYKSDKPRYNKLAREWTQKYAV, from the exons ATGGCTTTGAAAAGAATACAGAAG GAGCTAAAAGATCTGCAGAGGGATCCCCCCGCACAGTGCTCTGCAGGACCAGTAGGAGAGGACT TGTTTCATTGGCAAGCCACAATCATGGGACCG TCGGACAGTCCGTATCAAGGAGGTGTGTTCTTCCTGACTATCCACTTCCCAACGGACTATccctttaaaccaccaaag ATTGCCTTCACAACAAAGATCTACCACCCGAACATCAACAGCAACGGTAGCATATGTCTGGACATTTTAAGGTCTCAGTGGTCACCTGCACTAACCGTATCAAAAG TTTTGTTGTCCATATGCTCTTTGCTCTGCGACCCCAATCCGGATGACCCTCTGGTCCCAGACATCGCACACATCTACAAATCAGACAAACCTAG GTACAACAAATTAGCAAGAGAATGGACTCAAAAGTATGCAGTGTAA
- the LOC132473479 gene encoding ubiquitin-conjugating enzyme E2 D4-like isoform X1: MALKRIQKVLYQELKDLQRDPPAQCSAGPVGEDLFHWQATIMGPSDSPYQGGVFFLTIHFPTDYPFKPPKIAFTTKIYHPNINSNGSICLDILRSQWSPALTVSKVLLSICSLLCDPNPDDPLVPDIAHIYKSDKPRYNKLAREWTQKYAV; this comes from the exons ATGGCTTTGAAAAGAATACAGAAGGT tttataCCAGGAGCTAAAAGATCTGCAGAGGGATCCCCCCGCACAGTGCTCTGCAGGACCAGTAGGAGAGGACT TGTTTCATTGGCAAGCCACAATCATGGGACCG TCGGACAGTCCGTATCAAGGAGGTGTGTTCTTCCTGACTATCCACTTCCCAACGGACTATccctttaaaccaccaaag ATTGCCTTCACAACAAAGATCTACCACCCGAACATCAACAGCAACGGTAGCATATGTCTGGACATTTTAAGGTCTCAGTGGTCACCTGCACTAACCGTATCAAAAG TTTTGTTGTCCATATGCTCTTTGCTCTGCGACCCCAATCCGGATGACCCTCTGGTCCCAGACATCGCACACATCTACAAATCAGACAAACCTAG GTACAACAAATTAGCAAGAGAATGGACTCAAAAGTATGCAGTGTAA